One genomic region from Amycolatopsis sp. FBCC-B4732 encodes:
- a CDS encoding GH92 family glycosyl hydrolase gives MPRSARPPVAFLVTAAVVAAGLVAVPAVPAAADEALPADFSSSFEAGDVQPTWTDTVDTDAAGKPRASGINGANGTAIPGDIRGKVTESSASSENTSGGEVVSNLFDGTTDTKWLSWDPTAWAQLSLSEPTSITHYALSSANDFDNRDPKDWTLQGSNDALTWTDLDKQADQAFTARFQQKDYTLAAPSAAFKFFRLNVTRNNGGPILQLSELLLANDEPAPPPLPNMRSFTDSGPTSGYTNKNRVGYTGLKAFRYSGSQTAEGHGWSYNKVFDVDVPVVASTELSYKVQPQFITGDLKYQSTNVAIDLVFTDGTRLRDLGATDQYGFPLTPEGQGKSKVLYTNQWNLVRSAIGTVAKGKTIDRILVGYDNPDGPGSLQGWLDDVKISATPTPPASTRPSDNVLTTRGTMANSTFSRGNNFPATAVPHGFNFWTPVTDAGSDSWLYNYSTQNNADNLPALQAFSVSHEPSPWMGDRQSFQVMPSAAAGVPDANRDKRALAFKHSDETARAHYYGVQFQNGIKTEIAPTDHAAVMRFGFPGADSSLIFDNVNNSGGLTLDPATGTLSGFTDAKSGLSAGAGRMFVYATFDKPVTAGGKLTGQGRDNVTGYLRFAAGADKTVTMRIATSLLSVEQAKKNLAQEIAPAATFDSVRDAAQRTWDDQLKVIEVEGASKDQITTLYSNLYRLFLYPNSAFENTGTTEKPAYKYASFVSPKAGADTPTQTGSKIVDGQTYVNNGFWDTYRTTWPAYSLLTPDMAGKMVDGFVQQYRDGGWISRWSSPGYADLMTGTSADVAFADAYLKGVKNFDVKSFYDAALKDATVTPPNNAVGRKGVDEGMFLGYAPNTADHGFSWSIEGYVNDFGIANLSKKLYDEAPASDPRKQEYLSNYEYFTSRAQQYVNLFDPSVGFFQGRDAAGKFSRSPQDYDPRVWGIDYTETDGWGMAFSVPQDGQGLANLYGGKAGLAKKLDAFFADQETANFPGSYGGVIHEMREARDVRMGQLGHSNQASHHTLYMYDYAGQPSKTQEKVREALSRLYTGSEIGQGYAGDEDNGEQSAWWTFSALGFYPLQMGSPDYAIGSPLFKKATIHLAGGKDLVINAPKNSAKNVYVQGVKVNGKAYSSTSLSQDVIARGGVIDFDMGPNPSKWGTGPNDAPKSITQGDAVPAPLHDETGPGRGTLSTSDGSDAKALVDNTSRTQAAVTGAVQYQLNSTDEAVTNYTLTSQTGAGDPKSWTLKGSYDGKTWAVADQQANQAFSWRQQTRAFKVANPAHYAYYKLEVTATSTGAPAQLAEFELLGKPDAACTKTVTGTQSGPLSVTSGTVCLQDATISGPVTVGGGASLIVRGGQIKGPLAATGAAQVVLNRTKVGGPVAITGATGTVSIELTDIAGPVALTANHGPVLTSSTVGGPLACAANSPVPTDHDLPNTVRGPVAGQCTKI, from the coding sequence CCGCAGGCAAGCCGCGCGCGTCCGGGATCAACGGCGCGAACGGCACCGCCATCCCCGGCGACATCCGCGGCAAGGTCACCGAAAGCAGCGCCAGCAGCGAGAACACCAGCGGCGGCGAGGTCGTGTCGAATCTCTTCGACGGGACCACCGACACGAAGTGGCTGTCCTGGGACCCGACCGCGTGGGCGCAGCTGTCGCTGTCGGAGCCGACGTCGATCACGCACTACGCGCTGTCCTCGGCCAACGACTTCGACAACCGCGACCCCAAGGACTGGACGCTGCAGGGCTCGAACGACGCCCTCACCTGGACCGACCTCGACAAGCAGGCCGACCAGGCGTTCACCGCCCGCTTCCAGCAGAAGGACTACACGCTGGCCGCCCCGAGCGCCGCGTTCAAGTTCTTCCGGCTGAACGTCACCCGCAACAACGGCGGGCCGATCCTGCAGCTCTCGGAGCTGCTGCTGGCCAACGACGAGCCGGCGCCGCCGCCGCTGCCGAACATGCGCAGCTTCACCGACTCCGGCCCGACCAGCGGGTACACGAACAAGAACCGCGTCGGCTACACCGGGCTCAAGGCGTTCCGCTACTCCGGCAGCCAGACCGCGGAAGGCCACGGCTGGTCCTACAACAAGGTCTTCGACGTCGACGTCCCGGTCGTCGCCTCGACCGAGCTGTCCTACAAGGTGCAGCCGCAGTTCATCACCGGTGACCTGAAGTACCAGAGCACGAACGTGGCGATCGACCTGGTCTTCACCGACGGGACCCGGCTGCGCGACCTCGGCGCGACCGACCAGTACGGCTTCCCGCTGACGCCGGAGGGCCAGGGCAAGAGCAAGGTCCTCTACACCAACCAGTGGAACCTGGTGCGCTCGGCGATCGGCACGGTCGCCAAGGGCAAGACGATCGACCGGATCCTGGTCGGCTACGACAACCCCGACGGCCCCGGTTCACTGCAGGGCTGGCTCGACGACGTCAAGATCTCGGCGACGCCGACCCCGCCGGCCAGCACCCGCCCGAGCGACAACGTGCTCACCACGCGCGGCACGATGGCCAACAGCACGTTCTCCCGGGGCAACAACTTCCCGGCGACCGCGGTGCCGCACGGCTTCAACTTCTGGACGCCGGTGACCGACGCCGGGTCCGACAGCTGGCTGTACAACTACAGCACCCAGAACAACGCGGACAACCTGCCGGCGCTCCAGGCGTTCAGCGTGAGCCACGAGCCGAGCCCGTGGATGGGTGACCGGCAGAGCTTCCAGGTGATGCCGTCCGCGGCCGCCGGGGTGCCCGACGCCAACCGCGACAAGCGCGCGCTGGCGTTCAAGCACAGCGACGAGACCGCGCGGGCGCACTACTACGGGGTGCAGTTCCAGAACGGGATCAAGACCGAGATCGCCCCGACCGACCACGCGGCGGTCATGCGGTTCGGTTTCCCGGGCGCGGACTCGAGCCTGATCTTCGACAACGTGAACAACTCCGGCGGGCTGACGCTCGACCCGGCGACGGGCACGCTGTCCGGCTTCACCGACGCCAAGAGCGGTCTGTCGGCCGGTGCGGGGCGGATGTTCGTCTACGCCACCTTCGACAAGCCGGTCACCGCGGGCGGCAAGCTCACCGGGCAGGGCCGCGACAACGTCACCGGCTACCTGCGGTTCGCCGCCGGCGCCGACAAGACCGTGACCATGCGGATCGCGACGTCGCTGCTCAGCGTCGAGCAGGCCAAGAAGAACCTGGCCCAGGAGATCGCCCCGGCCGCGACCTTCGACTCCGTCCGCGACGCCGCGCAGCGCACGTGGGACGACCAGCTGAAGGTGATCGAGGTCGAGGGCGCGTCGAAGGACCAGATCACGACGCTCTACTCGAACCTCTACCGGCTGTTCCTGTACCCGAACTCGGCGTTCGAGAACACCGGCACGACCGAGAAGCCGGCCTACAAGTACGCGAGCTTCGTCTCGCCGAAGGCCGGGGCGGACACCCCGACGCAGACCGGGTCGAAGATCGTCGACGGCCAGACCTACGTCAACAACGGGTTCTGGGACACCTACCGCACGACGTGGCCGGCGTACTCGCTGCTCACCCCGGACATGGCCGGGAAGATGGTCGACGGGTTCGTGCAGCAGTACCGCGACGGCGGCTGGATCTCGCGCTGGTCGTCCCCGGGCTACGCCGACCTGATGACCGGCACCAGCGCCGACGTCGCCTTCGCCGACGCCTACCTCAAGGGCGTGAAGAACTTCGACGTCAAGTCGTTCTACGACGCGGCGCTGAAGGACGCGACGGTGACCCCGCCGAACAACGCGGTCGGCCGCAAGGGCGTCGACGAGGGCATGTTCCTCGGCTACGCGCCCAACACCGCCGACCACGGCTTCTCGTGGTCGATCGAGGGGTACGTCAACGACTTCGGCATCGCGAACCTGTCGAAGAAGCTCTACGACGAGGCCCCGGCGAGCGACCCGCGCAAGCAGGAGTACCTGTCGAACTACGAGTACTTCACCAGCCGCGCGCAGCAGTACGTGAACCTGTTCGACCCGAGCGTCGGGTTCTTCCAGGGCCGGGACGCGGCGGGCAAGTTCAGCCGGTCGCCGCAGGACTACGACCCGCGGGTGTGGGGCATCGACTACACCGAGACCGACGGCTGGGGCATGGCGTTCTCCGTGCCGCAGGACGGTCAGGGCCTGGCGAACCTCTACGGCGGCAAGGCAGGGCTGGCGAAGAAGCTGGACGCGTTCTTCGCCGACCAGGAGACCGCGAACTTCCCCGGCTCCTACGGTGGCGTGATCCACGAGATGCGGGAGGCCCGCGACGTCCGGATGGGCCAGCTGGGTCACTCGAACCAGGCCTCGCACCACACGCTCTACATGTACGACTACGCGGGCCAGCCGTCGAAGACGCAGGAGAAGGTCCGCGAGGCGCTCTCGCGGCTCTACACCGGCAGCGAGATCGGCCAGGGCTACGCGGGTGACGAGGACAACGGCGAGCAGTCGGCGTGGTGGACCTTCAGCGCGCTGGGCTTCTACCCGCTGCAGATGGGCAGCCCGGACTACGCGATCGGGTCCCCGCTGTTCAAGAAGGCGACGATCCACCTGGCCGGCGGCAAGGACCTGGTGATCAACGCGCCGAAGAACAGCGCGAAGAACGTCTACGTCCAGGGCGTGAAGGTCAACGGCAAGGCGTACTCCTCGACGTCGCTGTCGCAGGACGTCATCGCTCGCGGCGGGGTCATCGACTTCGACATGGGCCCGAACCCGTCGAAGTGGGGCACCGGCCCGAACGACGCGCCGAAGTCGATCACCCAGGGCGACGCCGTCCCGGCGCCGCTGCACGACGAGACCGGTCCCGGCCGGGGTACGCTGTCCACTTCGGACGGTTCCGACGCCAAGGCGCTGGTGGACAACACGTCACGCACCCAGGCCGCCGTCACCGGGGCCGTGCAGTACCAGCTCAACAGCACCGACGAGGCTGTCACGAACTACACGCTGACGTCCCAGACCGGTGCGGGCGACCCGAAGAGCTGGACGCTGAAGGGCTCCTACGACGGCAAGACGTGGGCGGTGGCCGACCAGCAGGCGAACCAGGCGTTCAGCTGGCGGCAGCAGACCCGCGCGTTCAAGGTCGCCAACCCGGCGCACTACGCGTACTACAAGCTCGAAGTGACCGCGACCAGCACCGGCGCCCCGGCGCAGCTGGCCGAGTTCGAGCTGCTGGGCAAGCCGGACGCGGCGTGCACGAAGACGGTGACGGGCACTCAGTCCGGTCCGCTGTCGGTGACGTCGGGCACGGTGTGCCTGCAGGACGCGACGATCTCCGGCCCGGTCACGGTGGGCGGCGGCGCTTCGCTGATCGTCCGCGGCGGCCAGATCAAGGGCCCGCTCGCGGCGACCGGCGCCGCGCAGGTCGTGCTGAACCGCACGAAGGTGGGTGGCCCGGTGGCGATCACCGGGGCGACGGGGACGGTGTCGATCGAGCTGACCGACATCGCCGGCCCGGTCGCGCTGACCGCCAACCACGGCCCGGTCCTGACGTCGAGCACGGTGGGCGGCCCGCTGGCGTGCGCGGCGAACTCGCCGGTCCCGACGGACCACGACCTGCCGAACACGGTCCGCGGCCCGGTCGCGGGTCAGTGCACGAAGATCTAG
- a CDS encoding GH92 family glycosyl hydrolase, which produces MSDAVFFSSFETGDPQPADPALVVDTGPDRSPTAKTGVGFTGARALRYGSPARAVLFEVDVPVTGRTELSYVVFPAADGDVPAYHATRVSLDVEFADGTSAGFEPVDDKTLWVDQWNPVRRPLGAFAGRRIRRIVLRTDTPDDSTGWIDDVRVAERPGPPRDPVDFVRTTRGTHSSGDFSRGNNFPATAVPHGFNFWTPVTDAGVTNWLYSYHRHNNAENQPALQALALSHQPSPWMGDRHTFHVMPGTGPVEPKRRKRALAFSHADETDSPHHYGVRFANGMTADLAPTSHAAILRFTFPDKHGWLLFDNVRNRGRLRLNADTGVISGYTRVRSRLSAGARRMFVYGVTDAPATRGAKVRRPPWRRVSGYFEFDGPDATLRIATSLISLAQAKRNLELEIPAGTTFEEVRARARQLWQEQLGRVEVEGATDDQATTLYSNLYRLFLYPNAAHENTPKGIRHASPVVRRRWPSTRRRTGAKVVDGELYVNNGFWDTYRTTWPAYALFTPEQCGRMIDGFVQQYREGGWISRWSSPGYADLMTGTSSDVAFADAYLKGVRDFDVEAAFDAGLKNATVTPPHRAVGRKGLEESIFLGWTPVSVHEGLSWALEGCINDFGLANLADALARESEGERARRYADYAAYFRERAKHYVHHFDPEIGFFQGRHRDGRRKFGLAGYDPAAWGGDFVETNAWNTAFTAPHDGPGLAALHGGNAGLEAKLDEFFATPETGRRPGAYGGLIHEMTEARDVRMGQYGHSNQPSHHIPYVYNLAGAPAKTQRLVREVLRRLYLGSEIGQGYPGDEDNGEMSAWYLFSALGFYPLAVGSPRYAIGSPLFEKATVHLGDGKKLVVHAPGNTDETVYVRGLMVNGEPHEDTSIAHATLAGGAELVFDLTTEPTGWGTPPPPAEPPDPVTDLTGTVTSAEAKNVGALADDTTRTQVTFRSATPSIEFAVTGEPRPVTMYTLTSGTRSGDPSAWVLEGSADGTDWTTLDEREGELFRWRRQTRPFALAAPAAHARYRLRITATRGRRTTLAQWELLAR; this is translated from the coding sequence ATGTCCGACGCCGTGTTCTTCTCCTCCTTCGAAACGGGTGATCCGCAGCCCGCGGATCCCGCCCTCGTCGTGGACACCGGGCCGGACCGCTCCCCCACGGCCAAGACCGGCGTCGGCTTCACCGGGGCACGCGCCCTCCGCTACGGCTCACCGGCGCGCGCGGTGCTGTTCGAGGTCGACGTCCCCGTCACCGGGCGCACCGAGCTGTCCTACGTGGTGTTCCCGGCCGCCGACGGGGACGTCCCCGCCTACCACGCCACCCGGGTCAGCCTCGACGTCGAATTCGCCGACGGCACGAGCGCCGGGTTCGAGCCGGTCGACGACAAGACGCTCTGGGTGGACCAGTGGAACCCGGTCCGCCGCCCGCTGGGCGCGTTCGCCGGACGCCGGATCCGAAGGATCGTCCTGCGCACCGACACACCGGACGACAGCACCGGGTGGATCGACGACGTCCGCGTCGCCGAACGTCCCGGGCCGCCGCGGGATCCGGTCGACTTCGTCCGCACCACGCGGGGCACGCACTCCAGCGGCGACTTCTCCCGGGGCAACAACTTCCCGGCCACCGCGGTGCCGCACGGCTTCAACTTCTGGACCCCGGTCACCGACGCCGGGGTCACCAACTGGCTCTACTCCTACCACCGCCACAACAACGCCGAGAACCAGCCGGCGCTGCAGGCCCTCGCGCTGAGCCACCAGCCGAGCCCGTGGATGGGCGACCGGCACACCTTCCACGTCATGCCCGGCACCGGCCCGGTCGAGCCGAAGCGCCGCAAGCGCGCGCTGGCCTTCTCCCACGCCGACGAGACCGACTCACCGCACCACTACGGCGTCCGGTTCGCCAACGGGATGACCGCCGACCTCGCCCCGACCTCGCACGCGGCGATCCTGCGGTTCACCTTCCCGGACAAGCACGGCTGGCTGCTGTTCGACAACGTCCGCAACCGCGGCCGCCTGCGGCTCAACGCCGACACCGGCGTGATCAGCGGGTACACCCGGGTCCGCAGCCGGCTCTCGGCCGGGGCGCGCCGGATGTTCGTCTACGGCGTCACCGACGCCCCGGCCACGCGGGGCGCGAAGGTCCGCCGCCCGCCGTGGCGGCGCGTGTCGGGGTACTTCGAGTTCGACGGGCCCGACGCCACGCTGCGGATCGCGACGTCGCTGATCAGCCTCGCCCAGGCCAAGCGCAACCTCGAACTGGAGATCCCGGCCGGGACGACGTTCGAGGAGGTGCGGGCGCGGGCCAGGCAGCTGTGGCAGGAGCAGCTCGGCCGCGTCGAGGTCGAAGGCGCGACCGACGACCAGGCCACCACGCTCTACTCGAACCTGTACCGGCTGTTCCTGTACCCGAACGCCGCGCACGAGAACACGCCGAAGGGGATCCGGCACGCGAGCCCGGTCGTGCGGCGGCGGTGGCCGAGCACCCGGCGGCGCACCGGCGCGAAGGTCGTCGACGGCGAGCTGTACGTCAACAACGGCTTCTGGGACACCTACCGCACCACCTGGCCGGCGTACGCGCTGTTCACCCCGGAGCAGTGCGGGCGGATGATCGACGGCTTCGTCCAGCAGTACCGCGAGGGCGGCTGGATCTCCCGCTGGTCCTCACCCGGCTACGCCGACCTGATGACCGGGACCAGCTCCGACGTCGCGTTCGCCGACGCCTACCTCAAGGGCGTGCGCGACTTCGACGTAGAGGCCGCCTTCGACGCCGGGCTGAAGAACGCCACCGTCACCCCGCCGCACCGCGCGGTCGGCCGCAAGGGCCTCGAGGAGTCGATCTTCCTGGGCTGGACGCCGGTGTCGGTCCACGAAGGACTGTCGTGGGCGCTGGAAGGCTGCATCAACGACTTCGGCCTCGCCAACCTCGCCGACGCCCTCGCGCGGGAAAGCGAAGGCGAGCGGGCCCGCCGTTACGCCGACTACGCGGCCTACTTCCGCGAGCGCGCGAAGCACTACGTCCACCACTTCGACCCGGAGATCGGGTTCTTCCAGGGCCGCCACCGCGACGGGCGCCGCAAGTTCGGGCTCGCCGGCTACGACCCGGCGGCGTGGGGCGGCGACTTCGTCGAGACCAACGCCTGGAACACCGCCTTCACCGCACCCCACGACGGCCCCGGCCTGGCCGCCCTCCACGGCGGCAACGCCGGGCTCGAGGCCAAGCTGGACGAGTTCTTCGCCACCCCGGAGACCGGACGGCGGCCCGGCGCGTACGGCGGCCTGATCCACGAGATGACCGAGGCCCGCGACGTCCGCATGGGCCAGTACGGGCACTCCAACCAGCCCTCCCACCACATCCCCTACGTCTACAACCTCGCCGGCGCGCCCGCGAAGACCCAGCGCCTCGTGCGGGAGGTGCTGCGGCGGCTCTACCTCGGCAGTGAAATCGGCCAGGGCTACCCCGGCGACGAGGACAACGGCGAGATGTCCGCGTGGTACCTGTTCAGCGCGCTCGGCTTCTACCCCCTCGCCGTCGGCAGCCCGCGCTACGCGATCGGGTCGCCGTTGTTCGAGAAGGCGACCGTCCACCTGGGCGACGGCAAGAAGCTCGTCGTCCACGCGCCGGGCAACACCGACGAGACCGTCTACGTCCGCGGGCTCATGGTGAACGGCGAGCCGCACGAGGACACCTCGATCGCGCACGCCACCCTCGCCGGCGGCGCCGAACTGGTCTTCGACCTCACCACCGAACCCACCGGCTGGGGCACCCCGCCGCCACCCGCCGAGCCACCGGACCCGGTCACCGACCTCACCGGCACCGTGACCAGCGCCGAAGCCAAGAACGTCGGCGCGCTGGCCGACGACACCACCCGCACCCAGGTCACCTTCCGCAGCGCGACGCCGTCGATCGAGTTCGCCGTCACCGGCGAGCCCCGCCCGGTCACGATGTACACGCTCACCTCCGGCACCCGCTCCGGCGACCCCAGCGCGTGGGTGCTGGAAGGCTCCGCCGACGGGACCGACTGGACCACGTTGGACGAGCGCGAAGGCGAGCTGTTCCGCTGGCGGCGCCAGACCCGGCCCTTCGCCCTCGCCGCCCCGGCCGCGCACGCCCGCTACCGGCTGCGGATCACCGCCACCCGCGGCCGCCGCACCACCCTCGCCCAATGGGAGCTGCTCGCCCGATGA
- a CDS encoding FUSC family protein, with product MNRFRLAALDRLAAADPGLVRLRLAGSAVLGIVLAVGALLPAHLPLTVMLVGAIAAMMTAFTVNDATPGAQGVTLALAFLTGAASITTASLGSALPPLDSIVFVLLIFVAVYAQRFGPRGTALGSIAFFLFFFPMFLQAHLKQVPQLLLALAVGVLANAVVRFVLLRHNAEAEFLRVRRAFRARLAAVVRATEAHLAVGGSDRTRKQLRTSLARLHECVLLIEDAAPDVVDARAADRLRRRAIEVELAVQWLASTVQRTCSDELGTEVRDDLIARLARFRALMERDPRELPLISQTGEYSRMLVEGSRIDEHAAPGDGVRKALAELALADDRAQRAAVPEATVDPLEAEAEEPEPRFAYDNRTRSAIQAVVGGGLAVLGGELVSHQRWYWAVLTVFVVFIGASSAGATFVKGVRRLGGTLIGIVGGVLLALLVGGNTPATLALILVCVFGMVYTARVSQVVMAFFITSMLGLLYSLLGTFSLAVLWIRVAETAVGAAAGILAAVVIVPVRTRAVMLDDIAEVLDELEEFLEHARELLAGEENVNIIELSRDLDRSVEVVRTTIEPLTHPVNLRSARRDYGWHVLTTLETIAFRARHVAARAQPGMLAGADTDRLRQFTGRLLANIDVLRKALDAPGGPTPGTLVRDDGTPVSDRIEQAETRAVLSSLSHLDEALVSLGRVFGLQATDPRAPAK from the coding sequence ATGAACCGGTTCCGCCTCGCCGCCCTCGACCGGCTCGCGGCGGCCGACCCCGGCCTGGTCCGGCTGCGGCTGGCCGGGTCCGCGGTGCTCGGCATCGTGCTCGCCGTGGGCGCGCTGCTGCCCGCGCACCTGCCGCTCACCGTGATGCTCGTCGGCGCCATCGCCGCGATGATGACGGCGTTCACCGTCAACGACGCCACCCCGGGCGCCCAGGGCGTGACGCTCGCGCTGGCGTTCCTGACCGGCGCCGCGTCGATCACCACCGCCAGCCTCGGCTCGGCGCTGCCGCCGCTGGACAGCATCGTGTTCGTCCTGCTGATCTTCGTCGCCGTCTACGCCCAGCGCTTCGGCCCGCGCGGCACCGCGCTCGGGTCGATCGCGTTCTTCCTGTTCTTCTTCCCGATGTTCCTGCAAGCCCACCTCAAGCAGGTGCCGCAGCTGCTGCTGGCGCTGGCCGTGGGGGTGCTCGCCAACGCCGTCGTCCGGTTCGTCCTGCTGCGGCACAACGCCGAAGCCGAGTTCCTGCGGGTCCGCCGGGCCTTCCGCGCCCGGCTCGCCGCGGTCGTCCGCGCCACCGAAGCACACCTGGCCGTCGGCGGCAGCGACCGGACCCGCAAGCAGCTGCGGACCTCGCTGGCCCGGCTCCACGAGTGCGTCCTGCTCATCGAGGACGCCGCCCCCGACGTCGTCGACGCCCGCGCCGCCGACCGCCTCCGCCGCCGCGCCATCGAAGTGGAACTGGCCGTGCAGTGGCTGGCCAGCACCGTCCAGCGCACCTGCTCCGACGAACTCGGCACCGAAGTCCGCGACGACCTCATCGCCCGGCTCGCCCGCTTCCGCGCCCTCATGGAACGCGACCCGCGCGAGCTCCCGCTGATCAGCCAGACCGGCGAGTACAGCCGGATGCTCGTCGAAGGCAGCCGCATCGACGAGCACGCCGCCCCGGGCGACGGCGTCCGCAAGGCACTGGCCGAACTGGCGCTGGCCGACGACCGGGCCCAGCGCGCCGCCGTCCCCGAGGCCACGGTGGACCCGCTCGAGGCCGAAGCGGAGGAGCCGGAACCCCGGTTCGCCTACGACAACCGGACCCGCAGCGCCATCCAGGCCGTCGTCGGCGGCGGGCTCGCCGTGCTCGGCGGGGAACTGGTCTCCCACCAGCGCTGGTACTGGGCCGTGCTCACCGTCTTCGTCGTGTTCATCGGCGCCTCCAGCGCCGGCGCCACCTTCGTCAAGGGCGTCCGCCGCCTCGGCGGCACCCTGATCGGCATCGTCGGCGGCGTCCTGCTCGCGCTGCTCGTCGGCGGGAACACCCCGGCGACCCTCGCGCTGATCCTGGTCTGCGTGTTCGGCATGGTCTACACCGCGCGCGTCTCGCAGGTGGTGATGGCGTTCTTCATCACCAGCATGCTCGGCCTGCTCTACAGCCTGCTGGGCACGTTCAGCCTCGCCGTGCTCTGGATCCGCGTCGCCGAAACCGCCGTCGGCGCGGCCGCGGGGATCCTCGCCGCCGTCGTCATCGTCCCGGTCCGCACCCGCGCGGTCATGCTCGACGACATCGCCGAGGTGCTCGACGAGCTCGAAGAGTTCCTCGAGCACGCCCGCGAACTCCTCGCCGGGGAGGAGAACGTCAACATCATCGAGCTCTCCCGCGACCTCGACCGCTCGGTCGAGGTGGTCCGGACCACCATCGAGCCGCTGACCCACCCGGTCAACCTGCGCAGCGCCCGCCGCGACTACGGCTGGCACGTGCTGACCACCCTGGAGACCATCGCCTTCCGGGCCCGCCACGTCGCCGCCCGCGCCCAGCCCGGGATGCTCGCCGGCGCCGACACCGACCGGCTCCGCCAGTTCACCGGGCGGCTGCTGGCCAACATCGACGTCCTGCGCAAAGCGCTCGACGCGCCGGGTGGCCCCACACCCGGCACGCTCGTGCGCGACGACGGCACCCCGGTCTCCGACCGGATCGAGCAGGCCGAAACCCGCGCCGTCCTCTCCAGCCTCAGCCACCTCGACGAGGCGCTGGTCTCCCTCGGCCGCGTCTTCGGCCTGCAGGCCACCGACCCACGGGCCCCGGCGAAATAG
- a CDS encoding DUF4360 domain-containing protein: MALSSVVAPHSWNTPPPPDKIVIDVVNAIGTGCPTGTSAVAVSQDNTAFTVTYSAYTALVGIGAGPLDARKNCQIGLRVHVPQGFTYGIAQADYRGFAHLERGATGLERANYYFQGNSPTAYVQHPLTGPFEDDWHFTDSTEVGAIVFKPCGEERNLNINTELRAAAGTSDPKKTTSYVTMDSTDGSITTVYHFAWLVCP, translated from the coding sequence ATGGCGCTGTCCTCAGTGGTCGCCCCGCATTCGTGGAACACTCCTCCGCCGCCCGACAAAATCGTCATCGACGTGGTGAACGCCATCGGCACGGGCTGCCCGACCGGCACGTCGGCGGTGGCGGTCTCGCAGGACAACACGGCGTTCACCGTGACGTACAGCGCCTACACGGCGTTGGTCGGGATCGGTGCCGGCCCGCTGGACGCGAGGAAGAACTGCCAGATCGGCCTGCGGGTGCACGTCCCGCAGGGTTTCACCTACGGAATCGCGCAGGCGGACTACCGCGGATTCGCCCACCTGGAACGGGGAGCGACCGGGCTGGAAAGAGCGAACTACTATTTCCAGGGAAATTCGCCGACGGCGTACGTGCAGCACCCGCTGACGGGTCCGTTCGAAGACGACTGGCATTTCACCGATTCGACGGAGGTCGGTGCGATCGTGTTCAAGCCGTGCGGCGAGGAACGCAATCTGAACATCAACACGGAATTGCGCGCGGCGGCCGGGACGTCGGATCCGAAGAAGACGACGAGCTACGTCACGATGGACTCGACCGACGGCAGCATCACCACGGTGTACCACTTCGCGTGGCTGGTCTGCCCCTGA
- a CDS encoding TIGR03560 family F420-dependent LLM class oxidoreductase: MRLSIGVTDFSWPEDLTGELAAVAVAAEDAGLDTLWVADHLLQADPNSTPDSAMLEAYTTLGFLAARTHRIGLGTMVSAVTFRPPALLIKAVTTLDVLSGGRARFGIGTGHHDGEARAMGLPFPPVGERFERLEETLRLALRMWAGDESPFEGTHHRLDRPVGNPRPLRRPRVLIGGAGERKTLRLVARYADACNVFDVPDGGRTVRHKLAVLARHCEEAGRPYGEIEKTISTRLAPGESAASFAARCAEFAEWGIGHAVVITAGPWSPAAVGTLGEAGVLLAR; this comes from the coding sequence GTGCGGTTGAGCATCGGGGTCACGGACTTCTCGTGGCCGGAGGACCTGACCGGCGAGCTCGCGGCCGTCGCGGTGGCGGCCGAGGACGCCGGGCTGGACACGCTGTGGGTGGCCGACCACCTGCTGCAGGCCGACCCGAACAGCACGCCGGACTCGGCCATGCTGGAGGCGTACACGACGCTGGGGTTCCTCGCCGCCCGGACGCACCGGATCGGGCTGGGGACGATGGTCTCGGCGGTGACGTTCCGGCCGCCGGCGCTGCTGATCAAGGCGGTCACGACACTGGACGTCCTCTCCGGCGGCCGCGCCCGGTTCGGGATCGGCACCGGGCACCACGACGGCGAGGCGCGGGCGATGGGCCTGCCGTTCCCGCCGGTGGGCGAGCGGTTCGAGCGGCTGGAGGAGACGCTGCGGCTGGCGCTGCGGATGTGGGCCGGGGACGAGTCGCCGTTCGAGGGCACCCACCACCGCCTCGACCGTCCGGTCGGGAACCCCCGGCCGCTGCGGCGGCCGCGGGTGCTGATCGGCGGCGCGGGGGAACGCAAGACGCTGCGGCTGGTCGCGCGCTACGCCGACGCGTGCAACGTCTTCGACGTCCCCGACGGCGGCCGGACCGTGCGGCACAAGCTGGCCGTCCTCGCGCGCCACTGCGAGGAGGCCGGGCGGCCGTACGGGGAGATCGAGAAGACGATCAGCACCCGGCTCGCGCCCGGCGAGTCCGCGGCGTCGTTCGCCGCGCGGTGCGCGGAGTTCGCGGAGTGGGGGATCGGGCACGCGGTGGTGATCACGGCGGGACCGTGGTCGCCGGCGGCGGTCGGAACGCTGGGGGAGGCCGGGGTCCTGCTGGCGCGGTGA